The segment CATCCAGCAAAGCTTTGGTGTTCCACTTTTTATTGATCGGCATCACTTGGGAGCGAATCTCATCATTTGGCGCATTCAAGCTGACGGCCAAGCGAACTTTGGCATCCGCAATACGCCACATCTCTGGAACGATCCCTGAAGTTGAAACTGTGATCTTCTTACGAGATAAATTAATACCCCAAGGAGAGTGAAGAACTTCAATCGTTTTAAACACCGCTTCTGGATTGTCGAGTGGCTCGCCCATCCCCATGAATACGATATTCGTGATGCGTTGACCTTCCTCAAGGCGGTCATGAACCTGCATGAATTGACCAACGATATCTTCTGTTCTTAATCTGCGCTTAAGTTTTTGTTTTCCAGTGAAACAGAATTTACAACCAATGTTGCAACCCACCTCAGATGAAATACACAATGTCAGACGGCCCTCGGAAGGAATCACCACGGACTCAACTGTGAGATTGTCACCCACATCAAACAGGAATTTTTGCGTTCCATCCACGGACTTCAAATGAGTGACGACTTTAGGAAGGTCAAATGAAAGAAGCTTCGGCAACTCAGCACGGAAATCTTTAGAAAGATTTGTCATCTGTTCAACGTCAGTCACACGTTGCTCAAAAACCCATTTGAAAATCTGTTGAGCGCGGAATTGCTCTTTGCCTTTACCTTTGAGGTAAGCTTTCAAATCTTCAAGTGTCAGAGAATAGAAATTAGTGGGTTTGTTTTCGAGAGGCTTTGCGACGTTGTCGTCAGCATAGTTCACTGGGGCAGTAGAAATGAGGTCGATACCGTCATTCAATTCCATTAAGGGCTCCTTGGCTTATTACAGCCGTGCTTGTTACAGCTGGGTTCTTAGCGCCCGATCTGGCCAACTGATTTGGCCGGCTGATCTGGCAGCTTGATCCCGTTTGGTTAAGGATTATGTGTGGCGAGTTTGTAGCATAGGAGAGCCGGATAGCCTAGCAATTCCATTGATTTAGGGTCTTTAAAAGGAAAAACCCCACCAAACTGAATTGGCAGGGTTTAAAATCGTGGAAAAAATGCCTGACTGTCTACTGCTTGGCTCTAGAGAAGAGCTTTTTGGCAGGTCACTAAAGACCCTCTATTGAAGGCAATGTTTCTTAAAGCGGAAACAATATTGTCCTTCACCATACGCAGTGCCGGGAAAGACGCCTTCAGACCTTCCGTGCGGAAAAGGTAATAGCGAGTGGCTTCATCCTGATAAACCAAAAGAATCCCGATTCCTGGAGGGAACGACAATCCTGTTGAAGCCGCCCAACCGAACTGATGCGAACCTTGACGGAAAACTCCCGTCGCGCCGCCATACATGGTGGTGTTCTTCTGAGACATAAAGGCGCCCTCGCGCTTTTCAAATACCAAACCGTAAGTTCCCGCGGCAGAAACCTCCACGATACCAGTGAGAGTTTTCTTTAGTTTCTCTACATCGACAAAAACTTCGAAGACAAATTTTGATTTATTATTCGCATCGACTTTACGGGCGAAGCCCGCACCAAGACCCAACATATAATAAAAACCACCGGATTTAGGAATGAAAGAACCGATGCTTCGTTTATGCAAGGCTTCCATCACTTTCTGCGGCAACGCCAAGCCACCAGAAATAGAGAACATCATCGAACCGCCCTTCACGTTACTGCGCGAAACTACGTGGGAACTCTCATAGAAGCGGCCATTGAGCTCATTCAAAGCTTTGTTGATTTTTGCGGGACCAACTCGGAAGAAAGCTAAGACTTTTGCGAACTTCCCAAGAAAGGCTTTTTTCTTGGCCAAAAAGGATGCGACTTCGCTATCCGAAAGCTGCAAAAGCTTCTCAAGTTCCGCCTCTGTTCTGGGACCTTCAAATTCATACAGTACATCTTTTGGAATTTCAGTATTCATCTCAGCGCGGGCTTTTTTAACAAAGCGTTCGCGGTTGAATTCTTTATCAACTTCAGTGACTTCAGAAGGATCAAATTTTACCTGAATCTCATCCGCCATCTCTGTCATCAGAGGGGGCGCCTGCTGACTTTGTACCGTCTCCTTGTTTTCGAAAATCAATAGATTGGCATCGTCTTCTGCAAAAGCCGAAAAACCAGTAAAGATCACGGAAGTCACAAGACTCAAACGAAGTAGATTGGAAAATTTCATGGGGTACTCCTTCACTGGCATAAATAGCAACGAATGCACCAGTCCCAGAGTGAGACACTTGCAGTAAATTTGAATTGAAAGAGAATTCAATGAAGATAAGGATCTTTTAACTTTCGCGAAGACTCACGAAGTTAACACTTAACAATTTTGGGCAGTCACCCCAGCAGGAGATCAGAGTATTTCTAAAAGACAGAATACTTCAATTCGACCTGAGGCCCCAACCATAATGCCGCCTGGGTGTGATCATAGAGATCATCACCTGTCAGCTCATGAACCAGCACAGACAAACTTCCACGTTCCCGCATCAGCCACAGAACCACGTCCGTAAACACCTCTTTGGGAAAATTCATTTCAAACATCGGAATAGGATGAGGGCCGATACCTGTGGGGATCATATCTCCCGTGAACACACGCCGACCTGCAAACGCAGCAATTGCTTTTTCGCGAAGGTTCTCCGCAAAAGCACGAGAGCTTTCATCAAAATAAATATGCGCATCGAACTCACGAGGAAAACCCTCGGGAAGAAGCTGTGAATTTACTTTGAAATTTCTCTCTTGAGTCATGTCCGATCCTTTCAAGAAACAAAGGCCTCATTGCTGAGGCCTAACACTTCATACTAATAAAAATTTCGGTGTACCTTTAGTGGACGGTGTTGATGTATTCGATGAGTTCCGGGATTTCGCATGGAACGCAGCCGACTTTGCCGACGACGACGCCTGCGGCGTTGTTAGCGAGCATGCAGCTTTGTACCAGAGAAAGACCAGAGACCAAACCAAGTGCCAAGGCTGCGATAACGGTGTCGCCAGCACCTGTGACGTCGAATACTTTTTGAGCGTAGGTTGGAACTTCCGTGATCTGATCACCAGAGAAAATAGTCATACCGTCTTTTCCACGGGTCAGAACCACTTCCTTGGCGCCTGTGATTTTTTGTAAAGCACGCCCCACTTCAACAACTTTATTGGGATTGCCTTTTAGATCGTCAAAATCCATTCCTGTAAGCACAACGGCTTCATCGTAATTTGGCTTGATCAAATCAACGCCTTGATAGAAGGCCCCTTGATTATTACGGTGTGGATCGACCATCAGTTTTTTATTGGCTTTTTTGCAGATCGCAGAAACTTTCTCGACCACATTTCGGGAAATCACACCTTTGGCGTAGTCCTCGATAATTACGCAATCAGCTTGCGCGACGTTTTTTTCCACAGTCGCAATCAAACGTGCTTCGGCTTCCTCAGAAAGATATTTTCTGAGTTCATAGTCCACGCGAACCAAGTGATGGTGTTTGGCCATCACACGGGTCTTGCGCGTAGTGGGACGAGCTTTATCGACAATCATGTAGTCCCAGCTGACGCCATTTTTAATGCAGAGTTCTTTAAGAAGATTTGCTCCAGTGTCATCACCAACAACTGAAACCATCATCGGGTAGCCACCAAGACTGGCCACGTTTTGCGCCACATTGGCCGCCAGGCCTAAACGCATGTCTTCTTCTTCAACTTCCAAAACTGGAACGGGAGCTTCCGGGCTGATGCGACGAACCTGCCCCATCACGTATTCATCCAAACCGACGTCACCGATAATGAGGATCTTTTTACCTTTAAGTGCGGGGATTTGGTTGATCAAAAGCTGTTTTTCTTGAGGACCTAGATGGGCCTGTACGGGTGTTGTCATTTTTTCATCCTCCCTAGGCTCATTTCTAGCCGAAGCCGCCCCCGCTGTCATCCCCTAACATCGCGGACTTGGCCTTAGCTGGGGCCTATGATAGAACCGCTCTCATGTTTAAATCCAAAGCAAAATTCTCAGGCAACAAACCGGCCGCCCCTAAGAGCGGTCCAAAAAATCGCCCCGTCAATGGCGGGCGTCCCCTTTCCAGCCGAGCCCAAGAAGATAAATCCGCTCCGAACGCTTTGATTTACAAACCCAACTACATTTCGGCCCGCGAAAAAGAAGAGATTTTCAACTACCTCAATACGCTTTATCCAATTTGGGAAATGCGCTATTCGAAAAACAATCCGCCGCCAGAGAATCAAAAACAACGTCCTCTTTTGCGCCCGGTTTACTGGCTGGGAAATTGGCAATTTGCTTGTTTGAACTACTATCATCCTCCAAAAGGCATCTTTAATCGCTGTGTCGCGGCTGAAGGCTTTCCACCTATTTTGGAATACCTGATTCAAAAATTTGAAGAAATGGTGCATGCGCACTATGAGCCTCGCGATATTCCTCGCGGCTGGCATCTGAATACTTGCCTGATCAATTACTACGGTGACCAGATCCAAGACGATGGAAAAAAATTGGATTGCGCTCGCGTTGGCGAGCACAAAGATTTCGAACCCGGACCGGTGGCCTCAATTTCTTTCGGTGAACGCGCCTTGTTCCAATTTGTCTCCAGCCAGGGAACTGAAAGCAAATCCAATGTCGTTGTTCAACAATGGCTGGAAGACAGTTCACTGCAGATCTTCGCTGGTGATAAATTCAAAAAACATTTATTCCACCGTGTCCAACGAGTGGACAGAAAAGAAGACTCTCATTTTAAGCTCAACGAGATTTCAAATTTTGAAACTCGCAGAATTAATTTTACCTTCCGATACGTTCCCGACGAGCACATTGTTCCCTTTGCGCGATTACCCGAAGAAGCGAAGGAAGACGTGCGTGGTTACATGGAAAAGCTTGCAGAGCATTCTGAGTATTTCAAAACGCAGATCTAGGTCCAAAATGTGAAATACAATATGACCTTTGCTGTTCAGCACCACTAAGTCACAATTCCACTTGCTCTTTAGTGTGAGCACCTTCGTAATAAAAGAATGAGCCTTCACCGTTTTTTAACTAGTTTCGTAGTCACCATTTTGCTTTTTGGCAGCAACTCTCGCGCTGAAGCCTTGACTCTAAAAATCGCCATGCAAGAAGGATTCGATAAGATTTCCGCGATCAAAGAAGTACAAAACTTTGTAACTCTCGCCCTGGAGTCGGAAGGCATCCACGTTACATTCCGATCCCTCCCCTTAGCTCGATCTGTAGCCTTGGTAAATAAAGGCGAACTGGACGGCGAGCTGATTCGCGCTGCCAACATTGTCGAGCAAAGTCCCAACTTGATTTTAACTTCAAAACCCTTGGGCTACGCCGACTATCATATCCTTTACTCAGAGAAGAACACCAATTTCAACCAGCATCAGCTCAAGTCCTACAAGGGGTTGGTCCTCCTTAACAGTACGACTGTAAAAGATGAGCTTCGCAAACGAGATCTTAAAGTCGACGAAGCTCCCAGTCTTGAACAGGGCATACAGATGGTGAATTCAGGCCGCGCTGATTATATTATTCTCGCCGCCCCGATCATTGCCGCCATCAGGGACACCCAGCCACAGCTCTTCGTGAATCTAAAGACATCAACCGAAATGTTTCAACGCATTCCTTTGTATTTTTGCCTGAACAAGAAGTACAAAAACCTCATGCCCAAAATTGAAAAGTCTTTTTCTCGCCAAGCGAAAAAGAAGAACAACTACAAGTACATCAATACCTTCATAAATCCCAACCTCTAAACACTAAATAGTTCTGTCCCTTTACGGCACCTGTAAAGATCTTAGGCACAGCCAGGACTTTCAAATCAAAGCAAAGCTTTCAGGAAATGGCACAGGCCTCGCATAATGAAATGACCCCAAAAGTTTCGTTGCGACTGAAAGAGGAAAATGATTATGAAAATCAGGCTAGTCATTACATCACTTATTTTATGCGTGAGTTACACGGGCCCTGCCCATGCAGCCTCCCCAGCTCCGCTTCCGGACTCTTCTATTTATCGCGTCTTCCCATCCATTCGCTTTATTGAAGGTGCCGATCTGGATCTATTTAGGGAAACCTATGCGCGCTCTATAGGCCAACAACGAGCTGAGTACGTCAACCAAGCCACCAGCTTGATGATGGTAGGGGCTGGCGGCACTGAGGCCGCAAAAATGTTGATCGCCTTTGATCAACACATCTTGAACCTGCGCAAACAGGGCCGCGCCCAATTGGGTACCACTTTGGAAGCCGTCTTTAAGGCACGTCTGGATGAATTCTATCGCTATTTCCAGCCTCAGATTCAAAAGTTGCAATTTGCCAATATGGGTTCCGCCCAATCAAATTATGACATGGCTATTTACGGTGTTTATTCAGTTAACTCCAACCGCAAACCCGGCTTACAAATTACTGTCACGGTACTGAATCTACGTACGGGGCTTGAACAAAATTTCGTCGCCAGCGGCGAAGGTGTGACGGCAACGCAAGACCTGGCTGGCCAAGTTTTCCACGAATATCAAAGCACAAAATTCCCCTCTTCATTAAAACTAATGGGCAAATCCATTGAGCTTGTCACCAAAGGCATGATCAACCGTCCATCCACGGCGAAGATGAAAGATCTCAATCAGGAAGCTTCTTGGGTCTGCGACAGCTACAATGCTCATCTTCCAAGTGAAGATGACTTGCGCGCCCTTGGCGGCTTGGGCGACTACCGCGGCGGCATCACAATTGGCAAATCCGGTGAGGAAAATGCTCATTGGGCTCTTGCCGGAGGAAGAGTGTATGTTTCTTCTGGTGGCTGGACCGCTCCAGATACCAACGTCAACCCGGCTGCTTTTTTAAACTACATTTGTGTTCGCGGCGGCAGCCGCTAGCACTAGCAGACATGTGTGATTACAGAGCCTTTTATCTTGCCCTTTAAATTTCTTGAGAGGCTAATAAGCCATGACTTGTCGGCTTCTCATCTGGGTTATTTTGCTTCTCAGCAGTCCTAGCTGGGCTGACGGCATTCATTTGAAAATTGCTGTCCAGGAGGGTTACGACAAACTCTTAGTAATCCAAGAGCTCGAGGACTTCTTTGTCCAGTCCCTAAAGCGCGAAGGGATCACCGTCTCTTTTACGCCGCTTCCTTTAGGAAGATCCTCTTCACTTGTCAGCAAAGGGACACTCGATGGTGAACTTATCCGAAGCGAGCTCGTCGCTCAAAACTATCCGAACATTATTATTTCCTCTAAACCCTTAGGCTTTATCGAGTATCACATTCTCTACAAAATTAAGAACACAACAATCAACGAAGACCAGCTGAATAAATCCAGAGGACTGGTTATCTTAAACACTTTGACAGTTAAAGAAGATCTCAAACGTCGTGACCTTGGCGCCGAAGAGATCTCGAGCATTGAGCAAGGCCTTCAGATGTTAAAATCGGGAAGAGCTGACTATCTTATATTACCCGATCCAATCATTGCCTCACTGAAAATTTCCTCGCCCAAAACCTTTGTGGATGTTCGCATCGGGAAACAATATTTTCAAAAAGTTCCGCTTTATTTTTGTTTGAACAAAAAGCATCTGGAGCTCTTACCCAAAATAGAAAAGGCTCTTTCAAAGAGCCTTCAGGAAAAGTCCAAAGAGTACAAACTCCTCTATGATTTTTTCAACCCAAATTTTTAAAGGGCCACCGGCCAGGTGACTTTCAAACTGGCCTTGGCGGAATTTTGCATCAAACTCACACGCAAGTTTTGATTTAGCCAGCGCACAATCATTTCTTTCTCGGAAAGTGTCAGATCTTTATTGAGGAAACGGAAATCGAACTCAGACAAAGGCAGACTGAGATTCATACTGCGATCGTCTTTCTTCCCATTCGTCATTTTAATTTCCAAACGAACGAACTTCTGATCCTTAGCAGGCTCTCTCACCTCAAAGTTCGTCACAACCGGACCTTCGAAGAATCCTTTCCACTCATCATCACTCAAATCCACAGTTAAGTTCCGCTCTTTCAAATGAAACCCCGGCGAGTGGGAAAGAACATAAGATTGAAACACCGTCGTCAGAGCTTTCCAGTCGTAAGGAACCGGCAAAGTACAATGGTAACCTTGCGGAAGCTCCACCACTTTGACATTCTTGCTGCCGATTTTAAGTTTTTTATTGGCGATATTTTGAGAGTTCATCTCAAAGGGAACCAAAGGGTCTTGTGAGGTCGCCAGGATCATGACAGGTTCTTGCACATCATTGTAGGACTTCCAGAAGTCATTCAGGGCCCAGAACTCAGCTCCGTCTTTCATACCCGGTGGCAACTTCACATTGGAAATATAAGACAGACCGCCGTGATAATTTCTGACTACTTCCGAAATTGCCTTGGTCAGGAAACTGAAACTTTCGTATTGCACCAAGGATGGCAACTTCTGATCCAGTCCACTCAAGCGACGACGGCTCCACAAATCAACAAAGGCCGACTTCACCCCACTTTGCGTGAGATTTTGCATGGTCTCCTGCAAATGGACGACCGGGCAAAATGCCAAAGAGCTTTGGATAAGTGGATAGTTCGCAGGAGAATTATATTTACTCAGCAAAGAAGAGAAAAGAACCCCGTGCCCACCAAGACTGACACCGAACATATGAACGCTGTCGACAACTTTTGAAAGTGGTTCATTGGAATCACGAAGCATTCTGGCCAGTAAGAGATTCTGAATCCCTTCATCATAGCCACCAAATGAAAACTGATTATTATCGGCAACAAAATCACCGCTGGTCATATTTTCCAGGACCAACACGTTAAATGGCGACTGTTCAAAGAGCATCATAAGCCAAGCACGTTCCGGCCGGAAATCCTCGACACTCGAAAAGATTCCCAAACGCATAATCACGAAGGGACGACGTTTAAAGTCGCCCTTTAAGCCCAGCAATCCTTTAAGACGCACATTTCCTGGAAGATTCACAACCACTCGACGCAAAAACGGATGCCCTTGCGGGTTGTAGTTCATGGTCATCATTTTTCGCAAGTTCACAAGTCCGCTGTTATCACCGGTCTCAAGTTCTGTGCGACATTCCTGAAAATATTTTTGTACCAGTGCCCCTTGAATTTGTGCGGAGCTTTTCACGCGAGCATCCAGCATGCGGGCCTGCCAGACATTTGGATTGCATGAGGTGGACATGGCCTTGCCCAGACCGGTCGGTGTCCAGCCTAAGACGCTTTCAAACAGAAAATTGAGGGTTGTCGGATAACGCCCGGGGCTATTTGCAAGGATGGGCGAATCTTCCGGCGGGAACCAAATCCGCGAGCTTTGAAATTGCTCCATAAAGGTCTGTTGTGGCGTCTGATTACTTAAAGCAGAGGCCGAAAAGGTCAAAAAAGTAAGACTGATAGAGAGCAAACAAGACCGAAGCATAGGCCTTCATAGTGGCCAAAAAGAACCACCGAGTCATCACCTTTTTCCTGAGTGACACTGAGTATTTACTTAATTAAAATTCGACAGTGTATTTTTAAGGAGACATATATCATGGAAGCCCCTCACGGATCAAAAAACGGATCACAAATAGAACCTCTTTATGATGGCCCATTGTTTAGAAATGCCATTCAAACTCTCGATGAAGCAGCTAAGCTGATTAACTGCGACCCGAACGTTCTTGAAAGATTAAAACGTCCA is part of the Bdellovibrio svalbardensis genome and harbors:
- the rlmN gene encoding 23S rRNA (adenine(2503)-C(2))-methyltransferase RlmN, yielding MELNDGIDLISTAPVNYADDNVAKPLENKPTNFYSLTLEDLKAYLKGKGKEQFRAQQIFKWVFEQRVTDVEQMTNLSKDFRAELPKLLSFDLPKVVTHLKSVDGTQKFLFDVGDNLTVESVVIPSEGRLTLCISSEVGCNIGCKFCFTGKQKLKRRLRTEDIVGQFMQVHDRLEEGQRITNIVFMGMGEPLDNPEAVFKTIEVLHSPWGINLSRKKITVSTSGIVPEMWRIADAKVRLAVSLNAPNDEIRSQVMPINKKWNTKALLDACKDYTDKTGEKITFEYVLLKGVTDQLEHARQVAKLTRHIPCKINIIPFNEHPASPYERPADETIEAFHAELSRLGVHVLLRRSMGRDIFAACGQLNSTHKENTATMDISNSKLAGLPKSKREVLAANALEFAAKNAALNAASYEAEDAGENSELKQ
- a CDS encoding DOPA 4,5-dioxygenase family protein translates to MTQERNFKVNSQLLPEGFPREFDAHIYFDESSRAFAENLREKAIAAFAGRRVFTGDMIPTGIGPHPIPMFEMNFPKEVFTDVVLWLMRERGSLSVLVHELTGDDLYDHTQAALWLGPQVELKYSVF
- the rfaE1 gene encoding D-glycero-beta-D-manno-heptose-7-phosphate kinase — encoded protein: MTTPVQAHLGPQEKQLLINQIPALKGKKILIIGDVGLDEYVMGQVRRISPEAPVPVLEVEEEDMRLGLAANVAQNVASLGGYPMMVSVVGDDTGANLLKELCIKNGVSWDYMIVDKARPTTRKTRVMAKHHHLVRVDYELRKYLSEEAEARLIATVEKNVAQADCVIIEDYAKGVISRNVVEKVSAICKKANKKLMVDPHRNNQGAFYQGVDLIKPNYDEAVVLTGMDFDDLKGNPNKVVEVGRALQKITGAKEVVLTRGKDGMTIFSGDQITEVPTYAQKVFDVTGAGDTVIAALALGLVSGLSLVQSCMLANNAAGVVVGKVGCVPCEIPELIEYINTVH
- a CDS encoding alpha-ketoglutarate-dependent dioxygenase AlkB, yielding MFKSKAKFSGNKPAAPKSGPKNRPVNGGRPLSSRAQEDKSAPNALIYKPNYISAREKEEIFNYLNTLYPIWEMRYSKNNPPPENQKQRPLLRPVYWLGNWQFACLNYYHPPKGIFNRCVAAEGFPPILEYLIQKFEEMVHAHYEPRDIPRGWHLNTCLINYYGDQIQDDGKKLDCARVGEHKDFEPGPVASISFGERALFQFVSSQGTESKSNVVVQQWLEDSSLQIFAGDKFKKHLFHRVQRVDRKEDSHFKLNEISNFETRRINFTFRYVPDEHIVPFARLPEEAKEDVRGYMEKLAEHSEYFKTQI
- a CDS encoding type 2 periplasmic-binding domain-containing protein; its protein translation is MSLHRFLTSFVVTILLFGSNSRAEALTLKIAMQEGFDKISAIKEVQNFVTLALESEGIHVTFRSLPLARSVALVNKGELDGELIRAANIVEQSPNLILTSKPLGYADYHILYSEKNTNFNQHQLKSYKGLVLLNSTTVKDELRKRDLKVDEAPSLEQGIQMVNSGRADYIILAAPIIAAIRDTQPQLFVNLKTSTEMFQRIPLYFCLNKKYKNLMPKIEKSFSRQAKKKNNYKYINTFINPNL
- a CDS encoding substrate-binding periplasmic protein, with amino-acid sequence MTCRLLIWVILLLSSPSWADGIHLKIAVQEGYDKLLVIQELEDFFVQSLKREGITVSFTPLPLGRSSSLVSKGTLDGELIRSELVAQNYPNIIISSKPLGFIEYHILYKIKNTTINEDQLNKSRGLVILNTLTVKEDLKRRDLGAEEISSIEQGLQMLKSGRADYLILPDPIIASLKISSPKTFVDVRIGKQYFQKVPLYFCLNKKHLELLPKIEKALSKSLQEKSKEYKLLYDFFNPNF
- a CDS encoding alpha/beta hydrolase family protein; the protein is MSTSCNPNVWQARMLDARVKSSAQIQGALVQKYFQECRTELETGDNSGLVNLRKMMTMNYNPQGHPFLRRVVVNLPGNVRLKGLLGLKGDFKRRPFVIMRLGIFSSVEDFRPERAWLMMLFEQSPFNVLVLENMTSGDFVADNNQFSFGGYDEGIQNLLLARMLRDSNEPLSKVVDSVHMFGVSLGGHGVLFSSLLSKYNSPANYPLIQSSLAFCPVVHLQETMQNLTQSGVKSAFVDLWSRRRLSGLDQKLPSLVQYESFSFLTKAISEVVRNYHGGLSYISNVKLPPGMKDGAEFWALNDFWKSYNDVQEPVMILATSQDPLVPFEMNSQNIANKKLKIGSKNVKVVELPQGYHCTLPVPYDWKALTTVFQSYVLSHSPGFHLKERNLTVDLSDDEWKGFFEGPVVTNFEVREPAKDQKFVRLEIKMTNGKKDDRSMNLSLPLSEFDFRFLNKDLTLSEKEMIVRWLNQNLRVSLMQNSAKASLKVTWPVAL